DNA sequence from the Nesterenkonia lutea genome:
CCGCGAAGTACTGGAACGCAGAGAAGTCATCCTCTGAGAGCGCCATGTTCAGCGCCTCGGACAGCACAGGCCAGCTCAGCTGGTTGTACAGGGGGGTGATGAACCCGCTGACCAGCGTGGACACGTTGATCGTGCGACCATCCGCGCCCTGGACAGGTTCTTCATCCACCTCCGCGAAGAGATCCTGGGTGCTCTGGACCACTTCGTCCACGGTGTCACCGGCGGCACAGTTCTCCTGCTCGGTGCACCACTGGGCGTAGTTCTCCAGCGCGTCCTCGAAGCCGAGGGCCTGCTGCGTGTTCAATTCGTGCGCCTCGATGGAGACGTCGAACATCCCGTCGAGCACGAACCTGCCCACACGCTGCCCGTAGTGCTCGGCATAGGTCAGACCGAGCTTGGTGCCGTAGGAGAAGCCCAGGTAGTCCAGCTCATCCTGCCCCAGCGCCGCGCGGATGACGTCCATGTCTCTGGCCGCAGAAAGCGTGTCCACATGCACGAGAAGGTCGCCGCTCTCCGCCTCGCACTGTGCCGCCAGCTCTGCGGCAGACTCGCGGGCCTCGGCGTAGGCGGCATCGGTGTCGAGCTGTTCGTCGGAGACCTGTTGCCGGTACTCGTCCATCTCTGCGTCGTCGAGGCAGGTCACCGGTGAGGAGCGGTGCACCCCGCGGGGGTCGAAGCCGACGACGTTATAGGTCTCCACCAGTTCCTCGCTGAACGCCGAGGTCAGCGTGTCTGCGACGGTGTTGTATCCGGAGGAGCCCGGCCCGCCGGGGTTGGTGAGCAGGTACTCGTCCTCACCGCCGGTCTCGGAGCTGATGATCCGGATCTCGAGGTCCTCGCCGGCGCCGGGGTCCTCGTAGTCCATCGGCACCGTGACATCGGCGCACATCATCGTGTCCTCACAGGAGGACCACTCGAGCTCCTGCTCGTAGTAGTCGGTGTAGTCGCCCGCGTCACCGGGCAGCGCGTCCGCCGGCACCGTAGTGGCGGTCATCGACTCTTCGTCTGTCGTGCCTTCCACCGCACTGCTCGCGGCGGAGTCGGACTCGTCTCCGGGGGTCGCGCAGCCCGACAGCAGCAGCGCGGCCGCCGCAGCGAGGCCCGCCAGTCGAAGCCCTCGCGGGAACAGCGGATTCTCAGGCACGGGACCTCCCGGGTAGGAACTGCATCATCAGGGCCTCCATGGCCAGAAGCGGGGGGACATTCTGCGTGATCCGGGTCCGGGCGGCATTGATCGCATCCAGCCCGGCCAGGGTCTGCTCGGCGCTGAGCGACTCGGCGTAGCGGGTCAGCTCCGCGCGCAGATGCTCATTGATCAGCTCAGCACCGGTGCCCAGCTTCAGGCTGAGCACATCACGGAAGACGGCCGTGAGATCGATCAGGGCCCGGTCCAGCGAGTCAGCGACGGCGCGCTTGGCCCGCCGGGTGTTCTCCTCCTCCAGCCGCTTGAACTGGGCGCGGAGCTTGGGCGGGATCTTCTCCTCCGCCTCGAGTCCGAGGGAGCGGCGCAGCGAGGCCTGCTCGGCGCTGAGCCGGGCCTCGGCAGTGCTGGCCGCGTCCGCCTGGGTCATCTCGACCAGCGTTCCCGCGGCCTTGATCGCTGCGGAGGAGGTGCTCAGTCGCAGCGGCAGCGTGACGATCTGCTCCCGTCGGCTGCGCGCCTCCGGGTCGCGGGCGAGCCGGCGTGCGACTCCGATGTGGTTCTGTGAGACCCGGGCGGCGAACTGAGCCTGCTGCTCGTTGAGGCCGTCCCGGGTGGTCAACAGCTGAGCCACCGCTTCTGTGGGAGGGATCCGCAGGCTGACCAGGCGGCAGCGGGACCGGATGGTGACCAGCACATCGGCCGGGCTGGGCGCGCAGAGCACCCAGACCGTGTGCGGGGGCGGTTCCTCGATGGCCTTGAGCAGCACGTTGGTGGCTCGTTCGGTCATCCGGTCCGCGTCCTCCACCACGATGACCCGCCACCGGGCGCCGTGGGGCTTCTCCTGGGCGGTGGTCACCAGCTGGCGGACGTCTTCGATCTTGTACGTGACGTTCTCGGTGGAGATCAGCTTCACCGAGGGGTGGCTCTGCGCGGCCACGAGGCGGCAGGACCTGCATTCGCCGCAGCCCCGGGCAGCGGGTTCCGGCTGGTCACAGTTCAATGCGGCGGCGAAGGCCCTCGCCGCGTTGGAGCGACCGGACCCGGGAGGTCCGGTGAACAGCCAGGCATGTGAGGGCGTGCCGGAGCCGGCGGCCTGACGCAGCTGCTCGACGACGGCGTCCTGCCCGACGAGTTCTGTGTAGACGCTCATGCGCTCAGGAGCTCCTCGACGCGGGCACGGATCTGCTTCTGCAGGCCCTCAGGGGCACCGTCGGCGGCGAGCACCAGGTATCGCTCCGGCTCCGCCTCGGCGCGGGCGAGGAACGCCGCGCGCAGCCGCTCGTGGAAGGCGTCCTCGGCCGATTCGATCCGGTCCGAGGTTCCCTCGCGGCCTTCGCGCCGGGCGCGGGCGGCGGCCGGCTCGAGGTCCAGCAGCACGGTCAGATCGGGCTGCAGGCCGCCGGTGGCGAAGACGTTCACGTCTGCCACCGCTTCGGTGCCGATCTGGCGGCCCTCTCCCTGATAGGCCACCGACGAGTCCACATAGCGGTCACAGAGCACGAAGCGGCCGGACTCCAGCGCTGGCCGGATGCGCTGGACCACATGGGCGGCACGGGACGCGGCGAAGAGCAGCGCCTCGGTCCGGGGATCCACCTCGCCCTGTCCGTGCTCGAGCACCAGGGAGCGGATGCGCTCGCCGATCGGGGTGCCCCCGGGCTCGCGAGTGCGCTCATAGGGCACTCCGCGCTCGACGAACCAGGACTCGAGAAGGCTCAGCTGGGTGGTCTTGCCGGCGCCGTCGCCGCCTTCGAAGGCGATGAATCCTCCACGTCTGAGCTGGTTCACCCTCCAAGCCTACCTAGCGCCACGGACGCCCCCGTGCGCCGGCGCAGGAAGCCACTCTGGACTGGTGCATCAACGCCCCGCGCGCACGCCAGCTCCGGGACAGCCCCGCTGGGGTACCGTAGCGGTGTGAATCAGCGCGAACGCACCTTCGTGGTCAGCGCGGGCCGCGGTGCCCACGCTCCGAACCAGCCCGTCAACAAGCCGGTGGACTTCACCTCGACCTACTCCTACAGGCCCGGAGTCCCGGCGGCGATGGACTACGCCCGCGAGGGCATGCCCTCCTGGGAGCCGCTGGAGGAGCTCCTGGCACAGCTGGAGGCCGGCACCCGCTCCAGCTACCGGGCCGAGGGCTTCGTCACCACCGCTGAGGACCACCCCGCACAGGTGCTGCCGGGTCTGCTCTTCGCCTCGGGCATGGCCGCCATCTCCGCCGTCGTCCATCTGCTCCCGCCGGGGAGCCACCTGGTCATGCCCCGGCACAGCTATATGGGCTTCTCCACCCTGGCGCAACAGATGGCGGACCAGGGACTGCTGACCCTGCACCGCGTGGACATCGCCGACACCGAACAGGTCATCACCACCCTGCATGACGTCTCCACGCTGGCCAGCGCCCAGGATGTGCAGGTGATGCTCTGGATCGAGTCCCCGACCAACCCGATGCTCGAGGTCGCCGATCTGCCTGCACTGTTGGCCGCCGCAAAGAAGCGCGGCGTGCTCAGCGCAGTGGACAACACCTTCGCGACCCCGCTGCGCCAGCGCCCGCTCAAGCATGGGGCCGATGTCGTGGTGCATTCGGTCACCAAGTTCCTCTCCGGACACTCGGACCTGATCATGGGCGCCGCCATCACCGGTGATCCCGAGATCCACCGACAGCTGCACCAGCACCGCACCCTTCACGGCGCCATCCCCGGACCGATGGAGGTCTTCCTGGCGCTGCGCGGCGTGCGCACCCTGGCTCTGCGCCTGGATGCGGCTGAGTCCAGCGCCGGCGAGCTGGCGAGACGGCTGGACCAGCTCAGCGAAGACGCCGGACTGCCGCTGCGCCGGGTCAACTACCCGGGCCTGGCCTCCCACCCGCAGCACCAGCGCGCTGCTGAGCAGCTGGGCGGGTTCGGCGCCATCCTGACCATCGAGCTCGACGCGGACCAGCCCGCTGGCCCAGGGCAACCCGGTCCAGGACAACCCGCTCCAGGACAGCCCGGTTCAGGTGAGCTCGGTTCCGCCGACCAGCGGACCGAGGCCGAGGTGGCCGACGCCGTGCTCAGCGCCCTGAAGATATGGACCCCCGCGACCAGCCTCGGCGGTGTGGAATCGCTCGCGGAGCGTCGTCGTCGTCATCCCGGGGAACCGACATCGGTGCCGGACGGGCTGATTCGACTTTCCGTGGGCATCGAAGATGTCGAGGACCTCTTCGCGGATCTGCTCAATGCGCTGCGGACCGCCGCAACGGCGGACCCATCAGATGACGAGACCATCCGATAACATCGAGGTATGCAGTCTCCCATCTCTGACATCTGGAGGTTCGTCCTCCTCTCCGAGTTCTGGATCCAGTTCGCCTTCGCCTTCGTCTGCCTGATCGTGGCCGTGGTCGCGCTGGTCAAGTGCATCCCCAAGAACGCGCAGCGCTTCGACATCGCGTTCAAGCGCACCAAGGGATTCTGGCTCGGCATGACCGGCGGCGCCGTGGTGCTGGCGCTGCTGGGCGCCTTCGGCAGCACGCCCTTCGGACTGATCTTCCCGGTGGCGGCCGCGTGCATGGCGATGGTCTACCTGACCGACGTCAATCCCGCCGTCTCCGAGTGACCCCGCTGCAGTCTCGGGCGAGCGATGCCGGCTCACATGCCCGTGACTGACCTGACCATCGCTGACCGACTTCGAAAGGGAGACCATCTCCAATGGCCTATGACCTGATCCTGCTCCGCCACGGGCAGAGCGACTGGAACGAGAAGAACCTCTTCACCGGATGGGTGGATGTCCAGCTCACCGCTCTGGGCCGTGAGGAGGCCGCCCGCGGCGGCGAGCTGCTCGCCGAGCACAAGCTGCTCCCGGACGTGGTGCACACCTCGCTGCTGCAGCGGGCCATCACCACCGCGCACCTCGCCCTGGAGACCGCCGATCGGCTCTGGATCCCGGTCAAGCGGGACTGGCGCCTGAACGAGCGCCACTACGGCGCGCTGCAGGGCAAGAACAAGGCTGAGACGCTGGAGCAGTACGGCGAGGACCAGTTCATGACCTGGCGCCGCTCCTATGACACCCCGCCGCCAGAGATCTCCGCAGACGACAAGTTCTCCCAGGTGGGGGACCCGCGCTATGCCGACCTCGGCGATGCCGCCCCGCGCACCGAGTGCCTCAAGGACGTGGTGGAACGGATGCTTCCCTACTGGGAGTCCTCCGTGGTGCCCGACCTCCGTGAGAACAAGACCGTCCTGCTGGCCGCTCATGGAAATTCGCTGCGCGCCATGGTGAAGTACCTCGACGGCATCTCCGACGAGGACATCGCCGGGCTGAACATCCCCACCGGGATCCCGCTGCACTACCAGCTGGACGAGGACCTCAAGCCGCTGAACCCGGGCGGCACCTACCTGGACCCGGAGGCCGCCAAGGACGCGATCCACGCGGTCGCGAACCAGGGCAAGAAGTAGCCCACGCACGTTTGAAGCCCCCTCAGCCATCACATGACGGCGGAGGGGGCTTCGTGCATCCAGGCGGGGGAGGGGCCTCCGCGCCTCTGCTGGGGGCGGGAACGGAGGGTTCCCTCATCTATTGGGCGCAAATCGTCGGAATAGGCGCCGCGTGGCGGGGGCGGGTTCTAGTGGTGGTTGCAACAGCCTGAGATTCAGGAGCTGCCAGTGCCATCACCACAGCACCCCCGGCCCAAGATCGGGCAGGGATACCCGCCCTGGTTCAAAGATCAGGTCCTCGACCAGCTGAACCGGAACCCGAACCTCACCCGGGTCGCCCGAGAAACCGGGATCAGCCGGGAAATGCTGCGACTCTGGGCCAAGGCCGCAGGAGTGGACCGCAGCCGGGCCCGGGGCGGCCCGAAGCATCCGGGCAAGAACGAGTTCCACCGGCAGCGACTCCAAGGCGTCAGCATTGCTGAAGCCGCAGTCGCTGCCGGGGCCGCGGAGTCCTCGGCGCGGAAATGGGATCGTGAATACAACACGAGGCCAAAGCGCTCTAAGACGGTGATGAGAGTTGCTGCTGACCACGCCCCCGAAGAGAAGGTCTGCGACAGGTTCCTATCTCTGCCGGAACGCGAGAAGATCCTGGATCTGAGGAACCATGGATGTTCTGCCGCCCAGATCGCACGGGAACTGGGCCGGGCCCGCTCCACGATCACCAGGGAGCTGGCCCGCAACAGCGGCCGCGATCACCGCTACCTGCCCTACGGGGCGCACCGGGCCGCCTCTGAACGCAGGGCCCGACCCAAGGCGTCCAAATTGGTGGCAGAGACCCAACTGCGCCGGTGGGTGCAGCAGAAGCTGTTGCTGCGGTGGTCTCCTGCCCAGATCAGTAAGAGACTGGTGGAGGATTTCCCCCAGGATCAGGAGATGAGGGTGAGCCACGAGACGCTCTACCAGGCGCTGTACTTCCAGGCCCGAGGCGGACTGAAGAAGGAAGTCCAAGCCGCTCTGCGCACCGGAAGGGCCCGGCGCAAACCTCAGGGCCAGCAGCGCCGACCCCGGGTCCTCGGTGACGAGATGATCATGATCTCAGAGCGTCCTGCGCAGATCGAGGACCGAGCGGTGCCCGGTCACTGGGAGGGTGATCTGATCATGGGAGCGTCGAATCGTTCTGCGATCGCGACCCTGGTGGAGCGGCGCACCCGGTTCACGATGCTCTGCCACCTTCCGCAGGGTCATAACGCTGCCGCGGTCGCCGACGCGTTGACCGAGCGGATGAAGTCTCTGCCGGGGCACCTACGGGGTTCACTGACCTGGGATCAGGGCTCAGAGATGGCCGCGCATCAGCAGGTCAGCGTGGCTGCGGATCTTGCGATCTATTTCTGCGACCCGGCCTCGCCCTGGCAGCGCGGGACCAACGAGAACACCAACGGGCTGCTGCGTCAGTTCTTCCCGAAGGGCTCAGATCTCTCAGCGCACGGGCCTGAGGACCTCGAACATGTGGCAGGGCTGCTCAACGGACGACCGAGGATGACCCTGCAGTGGCGGACCCCAGCAGAAGCGATGAGAGACTTACTCACCACCAGTTAGAACACCCGTTTGTTGCAACGACTGCTTGAATCCGCCGGGCCCAGAGCGACGATTTCTGCCCAACAGATGGTGGCGGGGGGATCGGCCCTGAGGCTCAGTGCTCGCGGGAGTCCCAGGCGCCGGTGACCAGGTAGTCGACCTTGTTCGCGACGGAGACCCCGTGATCGCCAAAGCGCTCGAAGAAGCGGCTCACCAGGCTGGAGTCCACGCTGGTGGCCGCGCTCTGCTGCCAGTCCTCGGCGGCCACGATGGTGAACACCGAGGCATGCAGATCGTTGAGCTGCTCGTTCAGCGCATGGATCTCCGCGACCAGGTGCAGCTCGCGGGTCTCGAGCAGCGTGATCAGCCGCGCGGAGATCTGCGTGGAGAGCTTCGACATCTTCTCGAAGACCGGATGCAGGACATCCGGGGCCACGCGGTCCGGGTAGCGCAGACGGGTCAGCTGGGCGATGTGCCGAGCAAGGTCGCCCATCCGCTCCAGGGAGGTGCTCATGCGCAGCGCGCCGACGATCATCCGCAGGTCGGAGGCCACCGGTCCCTGCAGGGC
Encoded proteins:
- a CDS encoding alpha/beta hydrolase, which translates into the protein MPENPLFPRGLRLAGLAAAAALLLSGCATPGDESDSAASSAVEGTTDEESMTATTVPADALPGDAGDYTDYYEQELEWSSCEDTMMCADVTVPMDYEDPGAGEDLEIRIISSETGGEDEYLLTNPGGPGSSGYNTVADTLTSAFSEELVETYNVVGFDPRGVHRSSPVTCLDDAEMDEYRQQVSDEQLDTDAAYAEARESAAELAAQCEAESGDLLVHVDTLSAARDMDVIRAALGQDELDYLGFSYGTKLGLTYAEHYGQRVGRFVLDGMFDVSIEAHELNTQQALGFEDALENYAQWCTEQENCAAGDTVDEVVQSTQDLFAEVDEEPVQGADGRTINVSTLVSGFITPLYNQLSWPVLSEALNMALSEDDFSAFQYFADLQSGRSPDGNYDWINSFAFTAVMCLDYPMPEDPEQIEAEFEEVSDQAPTFGPYLGHRGVVCQEWPAESVAEPWDPGLTEVEEILFIGTTGDPATPVEWAENMHESVPQSSLIIREGEGHLGYQAGNDCVDDAVDGYLLGGDLAEGRTEC
- a CDS encoding DNA polymerase III subunit delta' → MSVYTELVGQDAVVEQLRQAAGSGTPSHAWLFTGPPGSGRSNAARAFAAALNCDQPEPAARGCGECRSCRLVAAQSHPSVKLISTENVTYKIEDVRQLVTTAQEKPHGARWRVIVVEDADRMTERATNVLLKAIEEPPPHTVWVLCAPSPADVLVTIRSRCRLVSLRIPPTEAVAQLLTTRDGLNEQQAQFAARVSQNHIGVARRLARDPEARSRREQIVTLPLRLSTSSAAIKAAGTLVEMTQADAASTAEARLSAEQASLRRSLGLEAEEKIPPKLRAQFKRLEEENTRRAKRAVADSLDRALIDLTAVFRDVLSLKLGTGAELINEHLRAELTRYAESLSAEQTLAGLDAINAARTRITQNVPPLLAMEALMMQFLPGRSRA
- a CDS encoding phosphoglyceromutase; its protein translation is MAYDLILLRHGQSDWNEKNLFTGWVDVQLTALGREEAARGGELLAEHKLLPDVVHTSLLQRAITTAHLALETADRLWIPVKRDWRLNERHYGALQGKNKAETLEQYGEDQFMTWRRSYDTPPPEISADDKFSQVGDPRYADLGDAAPRTECLKDVVERMLPYWESSVVPDLRENKTVLLAAHGNSLRAMVKYLDGISDEDIAGLNIPTGIPLHYQLDEDLKPLNPGGTYLDPEAAKDAIHAVANQGKK
- a CDS encoding trans-sulfuration enzyme family protein yields the protein MNQRERTFVVSAGRGAHAPNQPVNKPVDFTSTYSYRPGVPAAMDYAREGMPSWEPLEELLAQLEAGTRSSYRAEGFVTTAEDHPAQVLPGLLFASGMAAISAVVHLLPPGSHLVMPRHSYMGFSTLAQQMADQGLLTLHRVDIADTEQVITTLHDVSTLASAQDVQVMLWIESPTNPMLEVADLPALLAAAKKRGVLSAVDNTFATPLRQRPLKHGADVVVHSVTKFLSGHSDLIMGAAITGDPEIHRQLHQHRTLHGAIPGPMEVFLALRGVRTLALRLDAAESSAGELARRLDQLSEDAGLPLRRVNYPGLASHPQHQRAAEQLGGFGAILTIELDADQPAGPGQPGPGQPAPGQPGSGELGSADQRTEAEVADAVLSALKIWTPATSLGGVESLAERRRRHPGEPTSVPDGLIRLSVGIEDVEDLFADLLNALRTAATADPSDDETIR
- a CDS encoding DUF2516 family protein — protein: MQSPISDIWRFVLLSEFWIQFAFAFVCLIVAVVALVKCIPKNAQRFDIAFKRTKGFWLGMTGGAVVLALLGAFGSTPFGLIFPVAAACMAMVYLTDVNPAVSE
- the tmk gene encoding dTMP kinase, with product MNQLRRGGFIAFEGGDGAGKTTQLSLLESWFVERGVPYERTREPGGTPIGERIRSLVLEHGQGEVDPRTEALLFAASRAAHVVQRIRPALESGRFVLCDRYVDSSVAYQGEGRQIGTEAVADVNVFATGGLQPDLTVLLDLEPAAARARREGREGTSDRIESAEDAFHERLRAAFLARAEAEPERYLVLAADGAPEGLQKQIRARVEELLSA
- the phoU gene encoding phosphate signaling complex protein PhoU; the encoded protein is MRKLFQADLINLGEQLIQITTLVHAAMEKAYTAFENIDLQLAEEVIAADVQIDRLQVELDEKAIELLALQGPVASDLRMIVGALRMSTSLERMGDLARHIAQLTRLRYPDRVAPDVLHPVFEKMSKLSTQISARLITLLETRELHLVAEIHALNEQLNDLHASVFTIVAAEDWQQSAATSVDSSLVSRFFERFGDHGVSVANKVDYLVTGAWDSREH
- a CDS encoding IS30 family transposase, which codes for MLRLWAKAAGVDRSRARGGPKHPGKNEFHRQRLQGVSIAEAAVAAGAAESSARKWDREYNTRPKRSKTVMRVAADHAPEEKVCDRFLSLPEREKILDLRNHGCSAAQIARELGRARSTITRELARNSGRDHRYLPYGAHRAASERRARPKASKLVAETQLRRWVQQKLLLRWSPAQISKRLVEDFPQDQEMRVSHETLYQALYFQARGGLKKEVQAALRTGRARRKPQGQQRRPRVLGDEMIMISERPAQIEDRAVPGHWEGDLIMGASNRSAIATLVERRTRFTMLCHLPQGHNAAAVADALTERMKSLPGHLRGSLTWDQGSEMAAHQQVSVAADLAIYFCDPASPWQRGTNENTNGLLRQFFPKGSDLSAHGPEDLEHVAGLLNGRPRMTLQWRTPAEAMRDLLTTS